The window TTAGCCGCTTTTGCCAAAATATTTACTCCAATACAGAATTCAATTAACCTTCACTATCAAGGCTTGCAGACAAAATACAAATAAGGCCTGTTAAATCGGCATAATTAATCCCAATTTTGGCTTTTTGTACTACTTTCGGTTTGCCATGGTAAGAGACGCCAAGCCCCGCAATACGAATCATCATTAGATCATTTGCGCCATCACCAATTGCCACTGTTTGCTCTATTGGGATGTTAAATTGGCTAGCCAAATTTTGTAGTGTCTTCGCTTTAAATTTTGCGTCAACAATTTGACCTTTTATTTTACCGGTTAGTCTTTGACTATTATTTATATCAAGCTGGTTAGCATAAACCTCTGCTAATTTAAATTTCTCTTTTAGATGATCGGCAAAATAGGTAAAACCGCCCGATACTATGGCTATTTTCCACTTACGTTTATGCAGTTCTCTAACTAGAAAACTTAAGCCCTGTGTAATCGGTAATTTATCTCTAATTGATTCTAAAATTGTAATATCAGCACCTTTTAGTGTTGCAACGCGTTTACGTAGACTAGTTGAAAAGTCCATTTCACCGCGCATTGCTTTCTCGGTAATTTTTGAGACTAACTCTCCGGAGCCATGTCGTTTAGCGATTTCATCAATACATTCAATTTCAATTGCTGTCGAGTCCATATCCATTATTAACAACCCCTCTGAATGTAATGAAGGTAGATTATCAATAATTGAAACATCAATTTCTAATTCATTCGCAATCTCTTGGGATTTTTTAGGCATGACGCCCGCAATACGTACTACTTGGTAGTTCTTAATCTTCCAAGATGATACGATTACTATTGGCATAGCGAGTTTACTTTGAAATTGCGATAATAACGTCTTATTTAGCTTTTTACCGTAAATAATCCAACCAGTTTTACCTGCATTATAATCTAATGGCACAACCTCACAGCCATTAAGTGAAAGAGGTAATCCTTGCCAACTGTCGATATTTTCTGATAGATCATTAAAATATAATGTATTTCCCATAGCGAGCTTTTGTTATTTATTAAACGAGAATCAAAGGTGAATTATCATAACATAAGCGATAAATAGACGTTACAAATAATTAGTTAGGACAGCGTTATAATTGCTGTAATTTTACTCAGAAATAATGGTAGTAAAATTGGCTAATTACTCATTAAGTTCAGGGTATTATAACAAAGGTAAGTTTTTAGTATGAACGCGAATATATTGTTATTAAAAAGTTAGCAGGAATATAAGGAACTAAGTCCTTAATATCCCTGTTATTGATAGAATATCTCTATTCGATATTATCCAAATTGAAATGGTAATTTAGGAAATACATAGATTAATGCAACTATAGCTAAAATAATAAAAATAATTCTATAGGTGAGTGGTAACTTACGAGCGATATAACCAACAACTAAGATATAAAACCAAATTGGCGTTGCAATAAGTGCATTGAGAGTATCTG is drawn from Orbaceae bacterium BiB and contains these coding sequences:
- the serB gene encoding phosphoserine phosphatase produces the protein MGNTLYFNDLSENIDSWQGLPLSLNGCEVVPLDYNAGKTGWIIYGKKLNKTLLSQFQSKLAMPIVIVSSWKIKNYQVVRIAGVMPKKSQEIANELEIDVSIIDNLPSLHSEGLLIMDMDSTAIEIECIDEIAKRHGSGELVSKITEKAMRGEMDFSTSLRKRVATLKGADITILESIRDKLPITQGLSFLVRELHKRKWKIAIVSGGFTYFADHLKEKFKLAEVYANQLDINNSQRLTGKIKGQIVDAKFKAKTLQNLASQFNIPIEQTVAIGDGANDLMMIRIAGLGVSYHGKPKVVQKAKIGINYADLTGLICILSASLDSEG